The following proteins come from a genomic window of Saccharicrinis carchari:
- a CDS encoding sulfatase-like hydrolase/transferase, giving the protein MKYLLLSLLFVLFLSVGAQQPQKTNVLFLISDDLTATALSCYENPASHTPHIDRLASEGVRYTRAYCQYPVCGPSRASLMFGYYPNATGTYGYESGRENVGDNARSWSQLFKENGWFAARVSKIYHMGVPIDIEKGSNGTDDEASWTERYNSQGPEWKAGGDAELVQNNPHGLKPRRGGNVMTIVKADGDDLVHSDGKTAQKAVELLRQHKNGTSNYLG; this is encoded by the coding sequence ATGAAATATCTACTTTTATCCTTACTCTTTGTACTGTTCCTCAGCGTAGGTGCGCAACAGCCCCAAAAAACCAACGTGCTGTTCCTTATCTCCGACGACCTCACGGCCACCGCCTTATCCTGTTATGAAAACCCGGCATCGCACACGCCGCATATCGACCGGCTGGCTTCTGAAGGGGTACGTTATACCCGTGCCTATTGTCAATACCCGGTCTGTGGCCCTTCGCGTGCCTCGCTTATGTTTGGCTATTATCCCAATGCCACGGGAACCTATGGTTATGAGAGCGGGCGCGAGAACGTAGGAGACAATGCCAGGTCGTGGTCGCAATTGTTTAAGGAAAACGGATGGTTCGCGGCCCGCGTGAGCAAGATATACCACATGGGCGTGCCCATAGATATTGAGAAGGGATCCAACGGTACTGACGACGAAGCATCATGGACAGAGCGCTATAACAGCCAGGGGCCGGAATGGAAAGCCGGAGGGGACGCCGAGCTGGTGCAGAACAACCCACATGGCCTTAAGCCCCGCCGGGGCGGTAATGTGATGACCATCGTAAAAGCCGATGGCGATGATCTGGTTCATTCCGATGGAAAGACGGCCCAAAAAGCCGTGGAGTTGCTCAGGCAGCATAAAAACGGGACATCTAATTATTTGGGATAG
- a CDS encoding endonuclease/exonuclease/phosphatase family protein, with translation MKTLSIFFLIFFLASCKTNSSTKPVRNKKEESGPIKIMTFNMFHGGDAGGQPMSKSIAVMRAAEAGIVGVQESHGYGDPRSDLSAQMAGNMGWRHVDQGSYDAIMTKYTIEETSNNKMAVKIKIDKDKFLWIINCHLMYIPYQPYQLNNKKYGDYPFLSTEEEAIAAANKTRKKEVDKLVKIVEEKIKDGWPVIVTGDFNEPSHLDWTQAAAAAGIKKIKVEWPSTRAFTNIGMKDAYRSYRPDEVKYPGNTWTSFDSPGEIHDRIDFIFYIGDQLELISAEVVGESLDKADIAVQNYPSDHRAVVATFEWK, from the coding sequence ATGAAAACACTTAGCATCTTTTTTTTAATATTTTTTCTGGCCTCCTGCAAAACCAACAGCAGCACCAAACCGGTGCGAAATAAAAAGGAAGAGTCCGGACCAATAAAAATTATGACATTTAATATGTTTCACGGCGGTGATGCCGGTGGACAGCCCATGTCAAAAAGTATTGCCGTGATGCGAGCTGCCGAAGCCGGCATTGTGGGGGTGCAGGAGAGTCATGGCTATGGCGACCCGCGCTCCGATCTATCGGCCCAAATGGCCGGTAACATGGGGTGGCGGCATGTGGACCAGGGCTCCTATGACGCGATAATGACCAAATATACCATTGAAGAAACCAGCAACAATAAAATGGCGGTTAAAATCAAAATTGACAAGGATAAGTTCCTGTGGATCATCAACTGCCATTTAATGTATATCCCATACCAACCCTATCAGCTCAACAATAAAAAGTACGGCGATTACCCTTTTCTATCTACTGAGGAAGAAGCGATAGCCGCGGCCAATAAAACCCGTAAAAAGGAGGTAGATAAATTGGTGAAAATAGTGGAGGAAAAAATAAAGGATGGATGGCCGGTTATCGTCACAGGTGATTTTAATGAGCCTTCGCATCTCGACTGGACACAGGCTGCCGCTGCCGCAGGCATCAAAAAAATCAAAGTAGAGTGGCCTTCCACCAGGGCTTTTACCAATATAGGGATGAAAGATGCCTATCGCAGCTATCGTCCCGATGAGGTGAAGTATCCGGGGAATACCTGGACGTCCTTTGACTCACCGGGCGAGATTCACGACCGTATAGATTTTATTTTTTATATAGGTGATCAACTTGAGCTAATAAGTGCCGAGGTAGTGGGTGAAAGTCTGGACAAAGCGGACATTGCTGTTCAAAACTATCCCTCCGATCACAGAGCCGTCGTAGCCACCTTCGAATGGAAATAG
- a CDS encoding glycoside hydrolase family 2 TIM barrel-domain containing protein: MKKFNFTLIFSCISILTFATTPILEGYKYTTRNAPTGKEWESPENLALNKEQPRAWFFSFADTQSARKVLPEHSDYWMTLNGDWKFSWVKHPDERPKQFMDPNFDVSAWDDIKVPSNWNVAGIQKNGELKYGVPIYVNQPVIFQHKVAVDDWRGGVMRTPPKHWTTYEHRNEVGSYRRDFEIPADWDGREVFISFDGVDSFFYLWINGHYVGFSKNSRNTADFNITQYLQKGKNTVAAEVYRSSDGSFLEAQDMFRLPGIYRTVALHSKPKVHIRDLNVFPDLDANYQDGKINLKADIRNLDKGKAKGYKVVYSLYEHKLYSDENNPVANATASAAIATLTANQNSGFIKAVMEVSSPNLWSAEKPYQYTLVAELKDKKNRTVETVSTRMGFAKVEIKDTKAEDDEFGLAGRYFYVNGETVKLKGVNRHETSPAVGHAITRKMMEDEIMLMKRANINHVRNAHYPDDPYWYYLCNKYGIYLEDEANIESHQYYYGDASLSHPVEWKAATVARVMEMVHANINNPSIVIWSLGNEAGPGKNFVAAYDALKTVDTTRPVQYERNNSIVDMGSNQYPSIAWVNGAVQGEYNIKYPFHISEYAHSMGNACGNLVDYWNAMESTNFFMGGAIWDWVDQSLYNYDKETGERYMAYGGDFGDTPNDGQFVLNGIVFGDLEPKPQYYEVKKVYQHIDVKAINLEAGDFEVFNKYYFKDLSDYDMRWAVYENGSEVKAGNVALGNIAPRTRSTVKLPISSLKLNEGSEYFVKVQFLLKDSEPWASKGFVQAEEQIRLKAAGKRPTVAEAAKAVSTDKIRITDGAANIKNLKGKGFELQFDTESGSIHSLTYGNDVIIAAGNGPRLNALRAFVNNDNWFYSQWFERGLHNLEHRATESNFMTKADGTVVASFTVVSQAPNAAKIHGGTSSGKNTIEELTDRTFGDEDFKFTTSQVWTVYPDGSVELQASITSNQSGLVLPRLGYVMKVPGKYENFHYYGRGPVDNYADRKSGQFIELHRSTVKGEFVNFPKPQDMGNHEDVRWAALTDNRGKGAVFIATDRLSVTALPYSAMDLILASHPYQLPKATDTYLHLDAAVTGLGGNSCGQGGPLEHDRVKAVDNSMGFIIRPAGSNLSKTAMVSPSGDVAVGISRSRAGEVTLSSPRIGSAIRYRLNKGKTKDYRGAIPLRDGGTVTAWLKSNPKIKTTMEFAKIETILTEVIFASSQEAGHGDAAHLVDGNPNTIWHSMYSVTVAKHPHWVDLDAGELKNIKGFTYLPRQDGPNGNVKAYSIHISKDGKAWGEPVIEGQFANNRNEKKVTFDKPVEGRYIRFTALSEQNGRDFATGAEITIQAE, encoded by the coding sequence ATGAAAAAATTTAATTTCACCTTGATTTTTAGTTGTATAAGTATCCTTACTTTCGCAACAACACCTATTTTAGAGGGGTATAAGTATACTACCCGCAATGCCCCCACGGGTAAGGAATGGGAATCACCCGAAAATTTGGCGCTTAACAAAGAACAGCCGCGCGCGTGGTTCTTTTCGTTCGCCGACACCCAAAGTGCCCGTAAGGTGCTGCCGGAGCATTCCGACTACTGGATGACGCTGAACGGCGATTGGAAATTCAGTTGGGTAAAGCATCCCGATGAACGGCCCAAACAATTTATGGATCCTAATTTCGACGTATCGGCCTGGGACGACATCAAAGTGCCCTCGAACTGGAACGTCGCCGGAATACAAAAAAATGGCGAGCTGAAATATGGTGTGCCCATTTATGTGAATCAGCCGGTTATTTTTCAGCATAAAGTAGCCGTGGACGACTGGCGCGGTGGCGTGATGCGTACCCCCCCAAAGCACTGGACAACCTATGAGCATCGCAACGAAGTAGGTTCCTACCGCCGCGATTTTGAAATTCCCGCCGACTGGGACGGCCGCGAAGTATTTATCAGCTTCGATGGGGTAGATTCGTTCTTTTACCTATGGATTAACGGGCATTACGTAGGTTTCTCGAAAAACTCGCGCAATACGGCCGACTTCAATATCACGCAATATCTACAAAAAGGAAAAAATACGGTGGCTGCCGAAGTTTATCGCAGTTCCGACGGTTCTTTCCTCGAAGCACAGGATATGTTCCGCCTGCCGGGTATATACCGTACCGTAGCGCTGCATTCCAAGCCCAAAGTTCACATTCGCGATTTGAATGTATTCCCCGATCTGGATGCCAACTACCAAGATGGAAAAATTAACCTTAAAGCGGACATCCGTAACCTGGATAAAGGCAAAGCCAAAGGTTATAAAGTAGTTTACTCACTTTATGAGCATAAACTTTATTCCGACGAAAACAATCCGGTGGCCAATGCTACGGCATCTGCAGCTATTGCTACGTTAACGGCCAATCAAAATTCAGGTTTTATAAAAGCCGTAATGGAAGTATCGTCACCCAATCTTTGGTCGGCCGAAAAACCATATCAATATACTTTGGTAGCAGAGCTAAAAGACAAAAAGAACAGGACGGTAGAAACCGTTTCTACCCGCATGGGGTTTGCCAAAGTGGAGATAAAAGACACCAAGGCCGAGGACGATGAATTTGGATTGGCCGGACGTTATTTTTACGTAAACGGTGAAACAGTAAAACTTAAAGGTGTTAACCGTCACGAAACAAGTCCGGCAGTAGGGCATGCCATTACGCGCAAAATGATGGAAGACGAAATAATGCTAATGAAGCGCGCCAATATCAACCACGTGCGCAATGCCCATTACCCCGACGATCCTTACTGGTATTATCTGTGCAACAAATACGGCATCTATTTGGAAGATGAGGCCAATATCGAATCGCATCAATATTATTATGGCGATGCATCGCTCTCGCACCCGGTAGAATGGAAAGCGGCTACAGTAGCCCGTGTGATGGAGATGGTTCATGCCAACATCAACAACCCATCCATCGTTATCTGGTCGCTGGGCAACGAGGCCGGACCCGGAAAAAATTTCGTAGCAGCCTACGATGCACTCAAAACCGTTGACACAACGCGCCCCGTACAATACGAACGTAACAACAGCATTGTGGATATGGGTTCCAATCAATATCCCTCTATTGCTTGGGTAAACGGTGCCGTGCAAGGAGAATATAACATCAAATACCCTTTCCACATTTCGGAATATGCCCACTCTATGGGTAATGCCTGCGGAAACCTGGTGGATTATTGGAATGCCATGGAAAGCACCAACTTTTTTATGGGTGGCGCTATCTGGGACTGGGTGGATCAGTCGCTGTACAACTACGACAAAGAAACCGGAGAACGTTACATGGCCTATGGTGGCGACTTTGGCGATACGCCCAACGACGGCCAGTTTGTGTTAAACGGTATTGTATTTGGCGATCTGGAACCGAAACCGCAGTATTACGAAGTTAAAAAGGTATATCAGCACATTGACGTAAAAGCCATAAACCTGGAAGCGGGAGATTTTGAAGTTTTCAATAAATATTATTTCAAAGACTTGTCCGATTATGACATGCGTTGGGCGGTTTACGAAAACGGAAGCGAAGTGAAGGCCGGAAATGTGGCATTGGGCAACATAGCCCCCCGCACGCGCAGCACGGTAAAGCTACCGATCAGCAGCTTAAAATTGAACGAAGGTTCTGAATATTTTGTCAAAGTCCAGTTCTTATTAAAGGATAGCGAGCCATGGGCTTCCAAGGGCTTTGTACAAGCCGAAGAACAGATACGATTGAAAGCTGCCGGAAAACGACCCACCGTGGCGGAAGCAGCCAAAGCGGTTTCTACGGATAAAATCCGGATCACCGACGGTGCAGCCAATATCAAAAACCTGAAAGGAAAAGGTTTTGAGTTACAGTTCGATACCGAAAGCGGAAGCATACATAGCCTTACTTATGGAAATGATGTGATTATTGCTGCCGGCAATGGCCCAAGGTTAAATGCGCTACGTGCTTTTGTGAATAACGACAATTGGTTTTACAGCCAGTGGTTCGAACGTGGACTGCACAACCTGGAACACCGTGCTACGGAAAGTAATTTTATGACCAAAGCCGATGGAACAGTTGTGGCTTCGTTTACCGTTGTTTCGCAAGCGCCCAACGCAGCAAAAATCCATGGTGGAACGAGCTCGGGCAAAAACACCATCGAAGAATTGACAGATCGCACCTTTGGCGACGAGGACTTTAAATTCACCACCAGCCAGGTATGGACGGTATATCCCGATGGTTCGGTTGAACTACAGGCAAGTATCACTTCCAATCAATCCGGATTGGTATTGCCACGATTAGGCTATGTGATGAAAGTCCCCGGTAAATACGAAAACTTCCACTATTACGGTCGTGGCCCTGTCGATAATTATGCCGATCGCAAATCGGGCCAGTTCATCGAATTACATCGCAGCACCGTTAAAGGCGAGTTTGTCAATTTCCCTAAACCCCAGGATATGGGTAACCACGAAGATGTACGCTGGGCAGCATTGACCGATAACAGAGGTAAAGGGGCGGTGTTTATTGCCACTGACCGCCTTTCGGTTACGGCATTGCCTTACTCGGCCATGGATTTAATTTTGGCTTCGCATCCTTATCAGCTGCCAAAAGCCACCGACACCTATTTGCATCTGGATGCTGCGGTTACAGGTTTGGGCGGAAACAGCTGCGGACAAGGTGGCCCACTGGAACACGATCGGGTAAAGGCCGTTGACAACAGCATGGGCTTTATCATCCGGCCTGCCGGTAGCAACCTGAGCAAAACAGCTATGGTAAGCCCTTCAGGCGATGTGGCTGTGGGTATTTCGCGCAGCCGGGCCGGCGAGGTAACACTTTCGTCGCCACGCATAGGAAGTGCAATCCGTTATCGCCTAAACAAAGGTAAAACAAAAGATTATCGTGGTGCCATACCATTGCGTGATGGTGGCACAGTTACGGCTTGGTTAAAAAGCAATCCAAAGATTAAAACTACTATGGAGTTTGCAAAAATCGAAACCATCCTCACCGAGGTGATTTTTGCAAGCAGCCAGGAGGCCGGCCATGGCGATGCCGCGCATTTGGTAGATGGCAACCCCAACACCATATGGCACAGCATGTACTCGGTTACCGTGGCCAAGCATCCGCATTGGGTAGATCTGGATGCCGGGGAACTTAAAAACATCAAGGGCTTTACCTACCTGCCCCGCCAGGACGGGCCTAACGGAAATGTAAAAGCCTACAGCATCCATATTAGCAAAGATGGTAAAGCGTGGGGCGAGCCCGTGATAGAAGGCCAATTTGCTAATAACCGTAACGAGAAGAAAGTGACTTTCGACAAACCGGTAGAAGGGCGCTATATCCGCTTTACGGCCCTGAGCGAACAAAATGGCAGGGACTTTGCCACCGGAGCCGAAATTACCATTCAGGCTGAATAA
- a CDS encoding SusD/RagB family nutrient-binding outer membrane lipoprotein, which produces MKRLKIYILFVPMLILGACTGNFDELAKNPNSAEEVIPSMIFTGLAWDVAAPNYGTTIFYPALVSRQVVWTENIHSYQYYYFDRSGLGGFGNMRNVQKMMQEAERTGEMVYKGLGHFFNAWFLYDMTIALGDIPYSDAMKGETEGVYSPKYDSQEDVFVGILDELEMANEILGETDGVLIGDIVYNGSLSQWRMAVNTFALKVLTSLSKRAGDSKIDVAQKFNQIFSNPSQYPVFKSNADNMQLEFRDKGGERYPFWNHTHRQYPHLDKSFTDMMKQFRDKRLFYYAAPTGKALDEGLTADDFNAYEGGDGTDPFENLVALEAAKAMSRIHPRYYEDFDNEPYVALGYAELQFNLAEAAQRGWTNGNAREFYDEGIAASVRFIREHGRAYDGITMDDAWIESYRTDPRVIYNSATGVEQIITQKYIASFLNSGWNTYFENRRTGFPTFNVNPATSLNTGHTDVIPVRWRYPQKELDYNTENVEEAIKRQFGEDNVNANMWLIK; this is translated from the coding sequence ATGAAAAGATTAAAAATATATATATTGTTTGTGCCGATGCTTATTTTGGGCGCATGCACCGGTAATTTTGACGAGTTGGCCAAAAACCCCAACAGTGCCGAAGAAGTGATACCAAGTATGATTTTTACAGGATTGGCCTGGGATGTAGCAGCCCCCAATTACGGGACAACGATTTTTTACCCGGCCTTGGTGTCACGGCAAGTGGTTTGGACCGAGAACATACATTCCTATCAGTATTACTATTTCGACCGTTCGGGCTTGGGCGGTTTTGGCAACATGCGGAATGTTCAAAAGATGATGCAGGAAGCAGAGCGCACCGGCGAGATGGTTTATAAGGGCTTGGGACATTTTTTTAATGCCTGGTTCTTGTACGATATGACCATCGCTCTGGGCGATATTCCGTATAGCGATGCCATGAAGGGAGAAACAGAAGGAGTTTATTCGCCAAAATATGATAGCCAGGAGGATGTGTTTGTGGGCATCTTGGATGAGCTGGAAATGGCCAATGAAATTTTGGGCGAAACAGACGGTGTTTTAATTGGCGATATCGTTTACAACGGTAGCCTATCCCAATGGCGTATGGCGGTGAATACTTTTGCGTTAAAGGTGTTGACATCTTTATCCAAGCGTGCCGGCGATAGCAAAATTGACGTGGCGCAAAAATTTAATCAGATATTTTCAAATCCATCCCAATATCCTGTTTTTAAATCCAATGCCGATAATATGCAACTGGAGTTTAGGGATAAGGGCGGAGAACGATATCCCTTTTGGAACCATACGCACAGGCAATATCCGCACCTGGATAAGTCGTTCACCGATATGATGAAGCAGTTTCGCGACAAGCGCTTGTTCTATTACGCCGCCCCAACGGGCAAGGCCCTGGACGAAGGTTTAACGGCGGATGATTTTAATGCCTATGAGGGCGGCGACGGAACGGATCCCTTTGAAAACCTGGTGGCTTTGGAGGCCGCAAAAGCTATGTCGAGGATACATCCGCGTTACTACGAGGATTTCGATAACGAACCATACGTTGCGCTTGGGTATGCTGAATTGCAGTTTAATCTGGCCGAGGCTGCACAACGCGGATGGACAAACGGGAATGCACGGGAGTTTTACGACGAAGGTATAGCGGCTTCGGTTAGGTTTATCCGCGAACACGGACGTGCCTATGACGGCATTACGATGGACGATGCCTGGATTGAAAGTTACCGGACCGATCCCCGCGTTATATACAACAGCGCCACAGGAGTGGAGCAGATAATTACCCAAAAGTATATCGCTTCGTTTCTGAATTCCGGATGGAACACGTATTTCGAAAACAGAAGGACGGGCTTCCCCACTTTTAATGTTAACCCGGCAACTTCGCTCAATACGGGCCACACGGATGTGATACCGGTCAGGTGGCGTTACCCGCAAAAGGAGTTGGATTACAACACCGAAAATGTGGAAGAAGCCATCAAGAGGCAGTTTGGTGAGGATAATGTCAACGCCAATATGTGGTTGATTAAATAG
- a CDS encoding endonuclease/exonuclease/phosphatase family protein, whose protein sequence is MKKAVYCILLFQFLVFYGLDAKNLHLKVLQFNIWQEGTVVPGGFDAIIDEIIRTEADLVALSEVRNYNNTSLDERMVKALAAKGHTFYARRGQDTGLLSRFPILSQEALFPVKNDQGSVTKAIIKVKGVEVAFYSAHLDYRNCSLYLPRGYDGSTWAKLPAPITDTAIIAADNLKSMRDEAIDTFIADALQEISNGREVIFGGDFNEPSHLDWIEANKNLYDRNGVVMPWRNTLALSKAGFTDVYREIFPNPLTHPGFTFPADNILVPIDKLAWAPDADDRDRIDFIFYYPGQRLKLKDVKIIGPIGSVVRNKRQPETSDDPIEEPPGIWPTDHKAVLAMFVLRVQG, encoded by the coding sequence ATGAAAAAGGCAGTTTATTGTATTTTACTTTTCCAGTTCCTGGTTTTCTACGGGCTCGATGCCAAAAACTTACACCTCAAAGTACTCCAGTTTAATATTTGGCAAGAAGGCACCGTGGTGCCCGGGGGCTTTGATGCCATCATCGACGAGATTATCCGGACAGAAGCCGATTTGGTGGCATTGAGCGAAGTGCGCAATTATAACAATACCAGCCTGGATGAGCGTATGGTAAAAGCATTGGCCGCCAAAGGGCATACTTTTTATGCCCGCCGCGGCCAGGATACGGGACTGCTTTCGCGCTTTCCCATCCTATCGCAGGAGGCCTTGTTTCCTGTTAAAAACGACCAAGGATCTGTAACCAAGGCCATCATCAAAGTTAAGGGTGTCGAGGTGGCCTTTTACAGTGCCCATCTCGATTATCGCAATTGCAGCCTTTACCTGCCACGCGGCTACGATGGCTCTACCTGGGCCAAGCTGCCGGCACCCATTACCGATACTGCGATTATTGCTGCCGACAACCTTAAATCGATGCGCGACGAAGCCATAGATACATTTATAGCCGACGCACTGCAAGAAATAAGCAATGGCCGGGAGGTGATATTTGGCGGCGACTTTAACGAGCCTTCGCACCTGGATTGGATAGAAGCCAATAAAAACCTTTACGACCGCAACGGGGTAGTGATGCCATGGCGTAATACCCTTGCACTGAGCAAAGCTGGTTTTACCGATGTGTATCGGGAGATTTTCCCTAACCCATTGACCCATCCGGGTTTTACCTTCCCCGCGGATAACATACTGGTACCTATCGATAAGCTGGCCTGGGCGCCCGATGCCGATGACCGCGACCGTATTGATTTTATTTTCTATTATCCCGGCCAACGGCTAAAACTGAAAGATGTCAAGATAATTGGCCCCATAGGCTCTGTGGTACGCAACAAACGACAGCCTGAAACATCTGATGACCCCATAGAGGAACCGCCGGGCATATGGCCAACCGACCACAAAGCGGTGCTGGCCATGTTTGTGCTGAGGGTTCAAGGATAA